A stretch of the Thermodesulfobacteriota bacterium genome encodes the following:
- a CDS encoding Hsp70 family protein, with the protein MPDLTIDLGNYNTIVTFREHDGETRDLLKGVARRIHEFPGTLFVPSLVHLGERTLLGEEVLSEGLYEDEGCFRDLKDHILHPAPVARNVRGLRQTHKKAAAIFLSELTRRLAAEVAAPLNVVFLFPNLGGELFRECLRYVDLESARSVTLVDEDTAVALGYGLNLFVDDRVLVFDFGFSSLRARVLQFHWLGREAYTPPVIQASASLPVGTADLRMRILRELHVDEAGADLPAFYWKKFRLHDEDSETLSHEKFEELLRKEGLGARVREVLDRALEEVSLAGVRPEDIRKVLLVGGGTRIPEVRRIVSEVFGDRVVGELPEVAAGRGGVEFLSDRPVDDMVRETYSIQVRDPITGEYRYPPVVEKFSRYPTRTPTARYVVNTFYDGQYELHLQVFRSTRQGDGERGREIVYGEDGKIAFVQGQTQEVHEPAMAAPLVIPVQPPGRIGERRFLLEFGVDNQKRLVVTVKDLREERMLWEDRPLLEMV; encoded by the coding sequence GTGCCGGACCTGACCATCGACCTGGGCAACTACAACACCATCGTTACCTTCCGGGAGCACGACGGCGAGACCCGGGACCTGCTCAAGGGCGTGGCCCGGCGGATCCACGAGTTCCCCGGAACGCTCTTCGTGCCGTCCCTCGTCCATCTGGGCGAGCGCACCCTCCTGGGGGAGGAGGTGCTCAGCGAGGGGCTCTACGAGGACGAGGGGTGCTTCCGGGACCTGAAGGACCACATCCTCCACCCGGCCCCCGTCGCCCGAAACGTGCGGGGCCTGCGGCAGACCCACAAGAAGGCGGCAGCTATTTTCTTGAGCGAGCTCACCCGCCGCCTGGCTGCGGAGGTCGCGGCGCCCCTCAACGTGGTCTTCCTCTTCCCCAACCTGGGGGGCGAGCTGTTTCGGGAGTGCCTTCGTTACGTGGACCTGGAGTCGGCCCGCTCCGTGACCCTGGTGGACGAGGACACCGCCGTGGCCCTGGGGTACGGACTGAACCTCTTCGTGGACGACCGGGTCCTGGTCTTCGACTTCGGCTTCTCGTCGCTTCGCGCGCGGGTGCTCCAGTTCCACTGGCTGGGCCGCGAGGCGTACACGCCGCCCGTGATCCAGGCGTCGGCGAGCCTCCCGGTCGGGACGGCGGACCTGCGCATGCGCATCCTCCGAGAGCTTCACGTGGACGAGGCGGGCGCCGACCTGCCCGCCTTCTACTGGAAGAAGTTTCGCCTCCACGACGAGGACTCCGAAACCCTGAGCCACGAGAAGTTCGAGGAACTGCTGCGCAAGGAGGGCCTCGGGGCACGGGTGCGGGAGGTGCTGGACCGGGCGCTGGAGGAGGTCTCCCTTGCAGGGGTGCGCCCCGAGGACATCCGCAAGGTGCTCCTGGTAGGGGGCGGCACGCGCATCCCCGAGGTGCGCCGCATCGTCTCCGAGGTCTTCGGGGATCGGGTGGTGGGGGAACTGCCGGAGGTGGCGGCGGGTCGCGGGGGAGTGGAGTTCCTGTCCGATCGTCCGGTGGACGACATGGTGCGCGAGACCTACTCGATCCAGGTGCGCGACCCCATCACCGGCGAGTACCGCTACCCGCCCGTGGTCGAGAAGTTCTCCCGCTACCCCACGCGCACCCCCACCGCGCGCTACGTCGTCAACACCTTCTACGACGGCCAGTACGAGCTGCACCTGCAAGTGTTCCGGAGCACCCGCCAAGGGGATGGGGAGCGGGGGCGCGAGATCGTGTACGGCGAGGACGGGAAGATCGCCTTTGTCCAGGGGCAGACGCAGGAAGTCCACGAGCCCGCCATGGCGGCGCCCCTGGTCATCCCGGTGCAGCCCCCGGGGCGGATCGGGGAGCGACGGTTCCTTCTGGAGTTCGGGGTGGACAACCAGAAGCGGCTCGTGGTCACCGTGAAGGACCTGCGCGAGGAGAGGATGCTGTGGGAGGACAGGCCCCTGTTGGAGATGGTCTAG
- a CDS encoding DUF1257 domain-containing protein, translating to MSHFTRVRTKIVELLHLKRALADMNLEYQEGKVKIRGYLGQKMAVDLRIRTPEGYDIGFVKNAETYEVVADWDMVKTFTQESFTREVSRRYAYHVVKEELGIQDFRVVQESRQGETVSLTLRRM from the coding sequence ATGTCGCACTTCACCCGGGTTCGCACCAAGATCGTCGAGCTCTTGCACCTGAAGCGGGCGCTGGCCGACATGAACCTGGAGTACCAGGAGGGCAAGGTCAAGATCCGCGGCTACCTGGGGCAGAAGATGGCGGTGGACCTGCGCATCCGGACCCCCGAGGGGTACGACATCGGGTTCGTGAAGAACGCAGAGACCTACGAGGTGGTGGCCGACTGGGACATGGTCAAGACCTTCACCCAGGAGAGCTTCACCCGGGAGGTCTCCCGCCGCTACGCCTACCACGTGGTGAAGGAGGAGCTCGGGATCCAGGACTTTCGCGTGGTCCAGGAGAGCCGCCAGGGGGAGACCGTGAGCCTGACCCTGAGGAGGATGTGA
- a CDS encoding YdcH family protein — translation MDQPGDPVVTALLAENEAFRRQKESHQRYEKLLQELARRPHLTPDEEMERKKIQKLKLAAKDRMERMIVAYRRRAAEAEGGRTP, via the coding sequence ATGGATCAGCCCGGGGACCCCGTCGTCACGGCCCTGCTCGCCGAGAACGAGGCGTTTCGCCGGCAGAAGGAGTCGCACCAGCGCTACGAGAAGCTCCTCCAGGAGCTCGCCCGGCGCCCCCACCTCACGCCGGACGAGGAGATGGAGCGCAAGAAGATCCAAAAGCTCAAGCTGGCGGCGAAGGACCGGATGGAGCGGATGATCGTGGCCTACCGGCGGCGGGCGGCCGAGGCCGAAGGAGGGCGCACCCCGTGA
- the ilvB gene encoding biosynthetic-type acetolactate synthase large subunit, which translates to MELTGAEILVESLKKEGVHTLFGYPGGVVLSVYDVLFHSDIRHVLVRHEQGAVHAADGYARASGEVGVALVTSGPGATNTVTGLATAYMDSVPIVVFSGQVPTNLIGNDAFQEADIVGITRPCTKHNFLVKDVRDLARIIKEAFYLARSGRPGPVLVDLPKDVIVGRTEYVYPDAAKMRGYNPTYEGHIGQIKKALKALQESRQPVIYAGGGVVLSNASRDLTEFARQLRVPVTATLMGLGCFPGSDPLFLGMLGMHGTYRANMAVTHCDFLLAVGARFDDRVTGKLDEFAPGARIVHVDIDPTSISKNVRVDIPIVGDVKNVVKKMLGLVQAEEWKDWGANLAPWNEQILAWRDHHKMAYDQGPDVIKPQFVVEKLWEVTRGDCIVATEVGQNQMWAAQYFTLDQPRCWLTSGGLGTMGYGFPAALGAQAAFPDRVVIDIAGDGSIQMNIQELATAVQYRLPVKIAVLNNGFLGMVRQWQELFFEKRYSHTRMEFAPDFVKLAEAYGALGLRAERPEEVVAVIRAALAHPGPVIMDFRVDPEQGVYPMVPAGAPISKMLLV; encoded by the coding sequence GTGGAACTGACCGGCGCCGAAATCCTCGTGGAGAGCCTGAAGAAGGAAGGGGTCCACACCCTGTTCGGCTACCCCGGGGGAGTGGTGTTGAGTGTGTACGACGTGCTCTTCCACTCCGACATCCGCCACGTGCTGGTGCGCCACGAGCAGGGGGCGGTCCACGCGGCAGACGGGTACGCCCGGGCCTCGGGCGAGGTGGGGGTGGCGCTGGTGACCTCCGGGCCCGGCGCGACCAATACGGTGACGGGCCTGGCGACCGCCTACATGGACTCGGTCCCGATCGTGGTCTTCTCCGGCCAGGTGCCCACGAACCTCATCGGCAACGACGCCTTCCAGGAAGCGGACATCGTCGGCATCACCCGCCCGTGCACGAAGCACAACTTCCTGGTGAAGGACGTGCGGGATCTCGCGCGGATCATCAAGGAGGCCTTCTACCTGGCTCGCTCGGGCCGGCCCGGGCCCGTGCTCGTGGACCTGCCCAAGGACGTGATCGTGGGCCGGACCGAGTACGTGTATCCCGACGCCGCCAAGATGCGCGGGTACAATCCCACCTACGAGGGCCACATCGGGCAGATCAAGAAGGCCCTGAAGGCGCTTCAGGAGTCGCGGCAGCCGGTGATCTACGCCGGGGGCGGAGTGGTGCTCTCCAACGCCTCTCGGGACCTCACCGAGTTCGCCCGGCAGCTCCGCGTGCCGGTGACCGCCACCCTCATGGGGCTGGGGTGCTTCCCCGGCTCCGACCCGCTCTTCCTCGGCATGCTGGGGATGCACGGCACCTACCGGGCCAACATGGCGGTCACCCACTGCGACTTCCTCCTGGCGGTGGGGGCGCGCTTCGACGACCGGGTGACGGGCAAGCTCGACGAGTTCGCGCCGGGGGCCCGGATCGTCCACGTGGACATCGATCCGACCTCGATCTCCAAGAACGTGCGGGTCGACATCCCCATCGTGGGCGACGTGAAGAACGTGGTCAAGAAGATGCTCGGGCTGGTGCAGGCCGAGGAGTGGAAGGACTGGGGGGCGAACCTGGCGCCGTGGAACGAGCAGATTCTCGCCTGGCGCGACCACCACAAGATGGCCTATGACCAGGGCCCCGACGTGATCAAGCCCCAGTTCGTGGTGGAAAAGCTCTGGGAAGTCACCCGGGGCGACTGTATCGTCGCCACCGAGGTGGGGCAGAACCAGATGTGGGCTGCCCAGTACTTCACCCTGGACCAGCCCCGGTGCTGGCTCACCTCCGGGGGGCTCGGGACCATGGGGTACGGGTTCCCCGCCGCCCTGGGGGCCCAGGCGGCCTTCCCGGACCGCGTGGTGATCGACATCGCGGGGGACGGCTCGATCCAGATGAACATCCAGGAGCTCGCCACCGCGGTGCAGTATCGCCTTCCCGTGAAGATCGCGGTGCTCAACAACGGGTTCCTGGGCATGGTGCGCCAGTGGCAGGAGCTCTTCTTCGAGAAGCGCTACTCCCACACCCGCATGGAGTTCGCCCCGGACTTCGTCAAGCTCGCCGAGGCCTACGGCGCCCTGGGGCTGCGGGCCGAGCGGCCCGAGGAGGTGGTTGCGGTGATCCGCGCCGCCCTGGCCCATCCGGGGCCCGTCATCATGGACTTTCGGGTGGACCCGGAACAAGGGGTGTACCCCATGGTCCCGGCCGGGGCTCCCATCAGCAAGATGCTCCTGGTGTAG
- a CDS encoding MaoC family dehydratase, which translates to MEYRLTTFDDLRVGQRASFAKTVTEADLSHFIAVTGDVNPLHVDGEFARRTFFGERIAHGMLSASLFSTLVGMLLPGVGAIYRSQSLDFLRPVKIGDTLTAVFEVESLDPAANRIEMRSWIDNQRGETVIRGRAVASLMRGLRP; encoded by the coding sequence ATGGAGTACCGACTGACGACCTTCGATGACTTGCGGGTGGGCCAGCGGGCCTCGTTTGCCAAGACCGTCACCGAAGCCGACCTCTCCCACTTCATCGCCGTGACGGGCGATGTCAATCCCCTCCACGTGGACGGGGAATTCGCACGCCGTACGTTCTTCGGCGAGCGGATTGCCCACGGGATGCTCTCGGCGTCCCTCTTCTCCACCCTGGTGGGGATGCTCCTGCCGGGCGTGGGAGCCATCTACCGCTCCCAGAGCCTGGACTTCCTGCGGCCCGTGAAGATCGGAGACACCTTGACCGCCGTCTTCGAGGTCGAGAGCCTGGATCCGGCCGCGAACCGCATCGAGATGAGGAGCTGGATCGACAACCAGCGCGGTGAGACCGTCATCCGGGGCCGGGCAGTGGCCAGCCTGATGCGGGGCCTTCGGCCCTGA
- a CDS encoding class II SORL domain-containing protein translates to MAKIADVYKQADWKTEKHVPVIQCPDAVGKDQVFEVKVGVGTEIAHPNTTEHHIRWIRLYFLPEGGKAPFELASLEFTAHGESVEGANQGPAYTQHQGSAFLKLQKGGTLLATSYCNIHGLWESAKDIRLS, encoded by the coding sequence ATGGCAAAGATCGCAGATGTGTACAAGCAGGCGGACTGGAAGACCGAGAAACACGTGCCGGTAATCCAGTGTCCCGACGCAGTGGGCAAGGATCAGGTGTTCGAGGTCAAGGTCGGCGTGGGCACGGAGATCGCCCACCCCAACACCACCGAGCACCACATCCGCTGGATCCGCCTCTACTTCCTCCCCGAGGGCGGGAAGGCCCCCTTCGAGCTCGCGAGCCTCGAGTTCACCGCCCACGGCGAGTCGGTGGAGGGCGCCAACCAGGGTCCGGCATACACGCAGCACCAGGGCAGCGCCTTCCTCAAGCTCCAGAAGGGCGGAACCCTGTTGGCGACGAGCTACTGCAACATCCACGGCCTCTGGGAGAGCGCGAAGGACATCCGGTTGTCGTAG
- a CDS encoding helix-hairpin-helix domain-containing protein: protein MWKRIGVVAAVLAGLAVAGVSVVPALATDKAPAAAGAVMGKVNVNTATAEQLAALPGVGEVTAKAIVDYRQVNGPFKTVDDLMEVKGIGEKKLEAIRPLVSLE from the coding sequence ATGTGGAAGAGGATCGGAGTGGTTGCTGCGGTGCTGGCAGGGCTGGCGGTGGCGGGGGTGTCGGTCGTGCCGGCGTTGGCGACCGACAAGGCGCCCGCCGCGGCCGGGGCCGTCATGGGCAAGGTGAACGTCAACACCGCCACGGCGGAGCAGTTGGCGGCGCTGCCGGGCGTGGGTGAGGTGACCGCCAAGGCGATCGTGGACTACCGACAGGTGAACGGCCCCTTCAAGACCGTGGACGACCTGATGGAGGTCAAGGGCATCGGGGAAAAGAAGCTGGAGGCGATCCGGCCCCTGGTGAGCCTGGAGTAG
- a CDS encoding DUF2997 domain-containing protein: MEEVKVTIDEEGNVKVTVFGVKGPGCLTVTRKLEALLGGQVEREFTSEFYAQTEEARQKAKVGTKA, encoded by the coding sequence GTGGAAGAGGTCAAGGTGACCATCGACGAGGAAGGCAACGTCAAGGTGACCGTCTTCGGGGTGAAGGGGCCGGGGTGCCTGACGGTCACCCGGAAGCTCGAGGCCCTGCTCGGCGGACAGGTGGAGAGGGAGTTCACCTCCGAGTTCTACGCCCAAACGGAGGAGGCCCGGCAGAAGGCCAAGGTGGGGACCAAGGCCTGA
- the ilvN gene encoding acetolactate synthase small subunit yields MKHTISVLVENEFGVLARVAGLFSGRGFNIESLSVAETLDPTVSLITLVTRGDEQIVEQILKQLNKLVNVLKVTDMQEGEFLARELLLVKVNATEQTKPEILRLVDIFRGKVVDVSPKTYTVEVTGDEAKIRAVLELLQPLGVKEVVRTGKVAMPRGRHGSP; encoded by the coding sequence ATGAAGCACACCATTTCGGTGCTGGTGGAAAACGAGTTCGGAGTGCTGGCCCGGGTGGCCGGTCTGTTCAGCGGCAGGGGTTTCAACATCGAGAGCCTCTCGGTGGCCGAGACCCTGGACCCCACCGTGAGCCTCATCACGCTCGTAACCCGGGGCGACGAGCAGATCGTCGAGCAGATCCTCAAGCAGCTCAACAAGCTCGTCAACGTGCTCAAGGTCACCGACATGCAGGAGGGCGAGTTCCTGGCCCGGGAGCTCCTGCTGGTCAAGGTCAACGCCACGGAGCAGACCAAGCCCGAGATCCTGCGCCTGGTGGATATCTTCCGGGGCAAGGTGGTGGACGTCTCCCCCAAGACCTACACGGTGGAGGTGACGGGGGACGAAGCCAAGATCCGGGCGGTGCTCGAGCTCTTGCAGCCCCTGGGGGTCAAGGAGGTGGTGCGCACCGGCAAGGTGGCCATGCCCCGGGGGCGGCACGGGAGCCCGTGA
- a CDS encoding HEAT repeat domain-containing protein, whose translation MEALVHRPIGDLLEEIFSRGAARFPPYVELYPSGPVPYRIAVLVGGLCLGPEAEAQLRDRLTQRDSPEKARLVLGLGEIGHPMAEGHLVRVLREPGGDEGKAAALRSLGRIRGTRSLPLVRQQLDHPGLLPAACEALAGYGGPEATAALLERAEEFPAFRALCELGAPAARGVFLSGLERGPPWDAEAARGLGCLGDPAEAARLLACLEGPDPQLARAAFEAYARLGAPAGAEPLLRVVGQGLAPWMVAALEPVDDPGVHLALLEALSPGPPSGFFGRLFRRRAKPPADRRAVYRALRGAQEPAVVEGLLERLQEGAGLLEVREILQNRGLRAQERYAEGLLPLWREGDLLTRYLAARVLLQVPRADFLCEALDLLGRPGFVPLDGAPASADRARLLEAHARDHNPCLLLGGFVEAGFLDEVGLLEALRRRFASQGFPGDRGAAARFRGAGEEDIGEFLGALEAAHPGLDEPLARLWGLLDEVDEQGDRLLDLFLAWTGAHRGPLQRAVAQGLGPALARLVQGKTDRHLPVLDRIAEHVPREGPLAAPLQGAFAVARRTLQASCHDIALLLEGRSQRGDMVLIEEL comes from the coding sequence ATGGAAGCCCTCGTCCACCGCCCCATCGGCGACCTCCTGGAGGAGATCTTCAGCCGGGGCGCAGCCCGCTTTCCCCCCTACGTCGAGCTCTATCCCTCCGGGCCGGTCCCCTACCGCATCGCCGTGCTGGTGGGGGGGCTGTGCCTGGGACCCGAGGCGGAAGCCCAGCTTCGAGACCGGCTCACCCAGCGCGACAGCCCGGAGAAGGCAAGGCTCGTCCTGGGGCTCGGGGAGATCGGCCACCCCATGGCGGAGGGCCACCTCGTCCGGGTGCTCCGGGAGCCGGGGGGCGACGAGGGGAAGGCCGCTGCCCTGCGGTCTCTCGGCCGCATTCGGGGGACGCGCAGCCTTCCCCTGGTGCGCCAGCAACTGGATCACCCCGGGCTCCTGCCGGCGGCGTGCGAAGCCCTGGCGGGGTATGGGGGGCCGGAGGCGACGGCGGCGCTGCTGGAGCGGGCGGAGGAGTTCCCGGCCTTCCGGGCCCTGTGCGAGTTGGGTGCCCCGGCCGCCAGGGGCGTGTTTTTGTCCGGGCTGGAGCGGGGACCGCCGTGGGACGCCGAGGCGGCCCGGGGGCTCGGGTGCCTGGGGGACCCGGCGGAAGCTGCCCGGCTGCTGGCGTGCCTCGAGGGGCCCGATCCCCAGCTTGCCCGGGCCGCCTTCGAGGCCTACGCGCGCCTGGGGGCCCCGGCCGGCGCCGAGCCCCTGCTCCGGGTGGTGGGGCAGGGGCTCGCCCCGTGGATGGTTGCGGCTCTGGAGCCGGTAGATGATCCGGGGGTCCACCTCGCGCTGCTCGAAGCCCTCTCGCCCGGCCCGCCCTCCGGCTTCTTCGGCCGGCTCTTCCGCCGCCGGGCGAAGCCGCCCGCAGACCGCCGCGCCGTGTACCGCGCCCTGCGCGGGGCGCAGGAGCCGGCGGTGGTGGAGGGGCTGCTGGAGCGGCTGCAGGAGGGCGCCGGCCTCCTCGAAGTCCGGGAAATCCTCCAGAACCGCGGCCTGCGAGCTCAGGAGCGGTACGCCGAGGGTCTTCTGCCCCTGTGGCGCGAGGGGGATCTCCTCACCCGGTATCTGGCGGCCCGCGTCCTCTTGCAGGTGCCCCGCGCCGATTTTCTCTGCGAGGCTCTGGATCTCTTGGGGCGCCCGGGATTCGTGCCCCTGGACGGAGCGCCTGCCTCGGCGGATCGGGCGCGCCTGCTCGAGGCCCACGCCAGGGATCACAATCCCTGCCTCCTCCTCGGCGGCTTCGTGGAAGCCGGCTTTCTGGACGAGGTGGGGCTTCTGGAGGCCCTGCGGCGCCGGTTCGCGTCGCAGGGGTTCCCGGGAGACCGGGGTGCCGCCGCCCGCTTTCGGGGCGCCGGGGAGGAGGACATCGGGGAGTTCCTCGGCGCCCTGGAGGCCGCCCACCCGGGGCTGGACGAGCCCCTGGCCCGGCTCTGGGGGCTCCTGGACGAAGTCGACGAGCAGGGAGACCGGCTCCTGGACCTCTTTCTGGCGTGGACCGGGGCGCACCGGGGGCCGCTCCAGCGGGCCGTCGCCCAGGGGCTGGGCCCCGCCCTGGCGCGCTTGGTCCAGGGCAAGACCGACCGGCACCTGCCGGTGCTGGACCGGATCGCCGAACACGTGCCCCGTGAGGGACCCCTGGCCGCTCCTCTCCAGGGGGCGTTTGCGGTGGCCCGCCGAACCCTCCAGGCGTCGTGCCACGACATCGCACTTCTCCTGGAGGGGCGGAGCCAGCGGGGGGACATGGTGCTCATCGAGGAGCTGTAG
- the tpx gene encoding thiol peroxidase, whose product MQERKGIVTLKGNPMTLLGPALGPGDRAPAFTVVDGGLAPVSLADFAGKRKLISVVPSLDTPICELQTKRFHEEAAKLPEEVAVLTVSMDLPFAQTRFCTTHGIQKIRVLSDYRDAAFGLAYGVLIKEVRLLARSIFVVDAQDAIRYVQIVPEISSHPDYDAALAAVR is encoded by the coding sequence ATGCAGGAACGCAAGGGCATCGTGACCCTGAAGGGAAATCCGATGACGCTCCTGGGCCCGGCCCTGGGGCCCGGAGACCGGGCTCCCGCCTTTACCGTGGTGGACGGCGGCCTCGCCCCGGTGAGCCTTGCCGACTTCGCCGGAAAGAGAAAGCTCATCAGCGTCGTCCCGAGCCTCGACACCCCGATCTGCGAGCTCCAGACCAAGCGGTTTCACGAGGAGGCGGCCAAGCTGCCCGAGGAGGTGGCCGTGCTCACGGTCTCCATGGACCTTCCCTTCGCCCAGACCCGGTTTTGCACCACCCACGGGATCCAGAAGATTCGCGTGCTCTCCGACTACCGGGACGCGGCCTTCGGGCTCGCCTACGGGGTGTTGATCAAGGAGGTACGGCTTCTGGCGCGTTCGATCTTCGTGGTGGATGCCCAGGATGCCATCCGGTACGTGCAGATCGTGCCGGAGATCTCGTCCCATCCGGACTACGACGCCGCCCTGGCCGCCGTGCGCTGA
- the ilvD gene encoding dihydroxy-acid dehydratase, translated as MRSSRIVEGLERTPHRALLSGSGMPQGELGKPMIGVASSFTDLIAGHVGMRDLERYIEKGVHAGGGYPFLFGVPGICDGIAMGHRGMHYSLPSRELIADMVESVAEAHALDGLVLLTNCDKITPGMLMAAARLDIPCIVVTAGPMLSGRLGRRRLDFVHDTFEAVGRFERGEIDRDELSALESQACPGCGSCQGLFTANTMACLTEALGMSLPDCGTTLAVMAKKRHIAFRSGQRIVELVRQGVTPRQILTAGAFDNAIRLDLALGGSSNTVLHLLAIAREAGVPLEQERFDVLSRETPQLCHLRPSGEHFMEDLDAAGGVKAVLHRLADRLDEAPSVGGTSVAGVARAVQWVDDEVVRPLASPVRPEGGIAILSGTLAPDGAVVKQSGVSPRMMTFRGSARCFDSEEAAMAAILAGEISAGTAVVIRYEGPRGGPGMREMLAPTAAIVGMGLGESVALVTDGRFSGGTRGPCIGHVSPEAAAGGPIAFVRDGDPVVLDIPGRRLDLDVAAAELQARRAAWSPPPPKIRSGWLARYARLVTSANTGAVLEE; from the coding sequence GTGAGAAGCAGCCGCATCGTGGAAGGGCTGGAGCGCACGCCCCACCGGGCGCTGCTTTCGGGCTCGGGCATGCCCCAGGGCGAGCTGGGGAAGCCCATGATCGGGGTGGCGTCGAGCTTCACGGACCTCATCGCGGGGCACGTGGGCATGCGCGATCTCGAGCGGTACATCGAGAAAGGGGTCCACGCAGGGGGGGGCTACCCGTTTCTCTTCGGCGTCCCCGGCATCTGCGACGGCATCGCCATGGGCCACCGGGGCATGCACTACAGCCTCCCGAGCCGCGAGCTCATCGCCGACATGGTGGAGAGCGTGGCCGAGGCCCACGCCCTGGACGGGCTGGTGCTCCTGACCAATTGCGACAAGATCACCCCGGGGATGCTCATGGCCGCGGCGCGGCTCGACATCCCCTGCATCGTGGTCACCGCGGGCCCCATGCTCTCGGGGCGCCTGGGCCGGCGCCGGCTCGATTTCGTCCACGACACCTTCGAGGCGGTGGGGCGGTTCGAGCGGGGCGAGATCGACCGGGACGAGCTCTCCGCCCTGGAGTCCCAGGCCTGCCCCGGGTGCGGATCGTGTCAGGGACTCTTCACGGCCAACACCATGGCGTGCCTCACCGAGGCCCTGGGTATGAGCCTTCCCGACTGTGGCACGACGCTCGCCGTGATGGCGAAGAAACGCCACATTGCCTTCCGCAGCGGCCAGCGCATCGTGGAGCTGGTGCGCCAGGGCGTGACCCCCCGGCAGATCCTCACGGCGGGGGCCTTCGACAACGCCATCCGGCTGGACCTGGCCCTGGGGGGGTCTTCCAATACCGTGCTGCACCTGCTCGCCATCGCCCGGGAGGCCGGCGTGCCCCTGGAGCAGGAGCGGTTCGACGTGCTCTCGCGGGAGACGCCCCAGCTTTGCCACCTGCGCCCCTCCGGGGAGCACTTCATGGAGGACCTGGACGCGGCCGGGGGCGTCAAGGCGGTGCTCCACCGGCTCGCAGACCGGCTGGACGAGGCGCCCTCGGTGGGCGGGACGAGCGTTGCCGGGGTGGCCCGGGCCGTGCAATGGGTGGACGACGAGGTGGTCCGGCCCCTGGCCTCGCCGGTGCGCCCGGAAGGGGGCATTGCGATCCTCTCGGGCACCCTTGCCCCGGACGGGGCCGTGGTGAAGCAGTCGGGAGTGAGCCCCCGGATGATGACGTTTCGGGGCTCGGCCCGGTGTTTCGACTCGGAGGAGGCGGCCATGGCCGCCATCCTGGCCGGCGAGATCTCCGCGGGTACCGCGGTGGTGATCCGGTACGAGGGGCCCCGGGGCGGGCCCGGCATGCGGGAGATGCTCGCCCCCACCGCCGCCATCGTGGGCATGGGGCTGGGGGAGAGCGTCGCCCTGGTCACCGACGGGAGGTTCAGCGGCGGTACCCGGGGTCCGTGCATCGGTCACGTGAGCCCCGAGGCCGCGGCCGGCGGTCCCATCGCCTTCGTGCGCGACGGGGACCCGGTGGTCCTCGACATCCCGGGGCGCCGGCTCGACCTCGACGTGGCTGCCGCCGAGCTCCAGGCCCGACGGGCGGCGTGGTCGCCGCCCCCGCCCAAGATCCGTTCCGGGTGGCTGGCCCGGTACGCCCGGCTGGTCACCTCGGCCAACACCGGGGCCGTGCTCGAGGAATGA